tttttttttgtccttttagttttttaaatagtATTTAGTAGAGAGACAGAAACAAAAAGACTGAGAtttagaaacaaaaattaaaaaataaaaattgaaataaattttaatattttgtttagtaTAAAATGgaagatagaaattaaaataagaataaaattctaatttaatttatacaaaaataaaattaaaattaattaattaaaatgaaggcattttaaatataaaatagtatTAAAGTTTTAGTATTAATCTCtaaatattttagttttctatgtctttattttttaaaggtactgaaatactaaaattttaagaatagAAACAAAAATTCTAATACCaacttttaaattaacaaatataatattaaatttcaatCTCTCAATTTCTATCGCTATACCTCAAAACAAATACTACTTGAGTGGTCTCATATTCCTCTGGATGAGTCATGTAACTTAATAATCATCATGATGCCACTGCACCAATGTTCATGTGGACCTAActttgagataaaattaaaatggaagtatataaattattaattatatcatATAAGCTAAGAAACATTAAATGAAACTTAACAGGAGTTCGCTCGATAaagtaagttaaataatataaagaTGAACTTTATCCGTAAAGTAAGGAAATTTAGatcttagtttcttttttttagatggttatactgtTATCACTTCACATCTTCAACATTTCGGTCTTTTTTGTctgtttttttattagaaaaaaaagataaaataaaattaattattatatattataaaattatttctattaaaaatttaaattaataaaaaataagacacataaataattatatatttaaattaataaaaaataagacacataaataattatatatttacgtAATAGCTTCATTTTGAATTTGTGTaaaattttggataatttttttctttttttttttggtactaatttttttgtttaatattaaaaatcaaattctaaattttttagtcatcaaaattttaatattatgttatatgttatgaatttcttttctaaaaatttaaattaataaaaagaaatatataaatacttatatttcttttattatagctaattattttttattgtcattCCTATGATTCTTGAGTTAGGATCTAAgtgatttatttaattacttttgttgaTATATCAaatattcatttaaaattttacataatagtatatattaataaaaaattagcttAGTATCTctatgaatttgattaaaaaaaaaaactattcataTAGCACAAGCAATTATGTAAATTAAAGGGCTAATATCTTCCACGGTAGTAATAATTATTAGTGTCACACTTTGAAGATGTGAAAGAATCTCATAAGATTATCTTTTCCCCCCTATAAACAAACACTAATTAATGATTATATTACATTTAGATTCAAACTTGCTTTATTTAAGCCAGATCATCAACAATTAGTAGAAGTCATTAATTACATAATGCTTTGGATGGTGGTTAATTTACGCATGCAATCCATTGTTTCGGCATACATATTTGACAAATCATATCTTGTTTGGTCCCTATCCATGCTTTTGAAATTCCATCCACCACAAATAATGGGTAAATATTTTCTAAGTATGGCATTAAGTAGCACCacagataatatatatatatatatatatatatatatatatatatatatatatatatatatatatatatataatattatttgtacattaaaattaaccactaaaattagtcactaatatatttgtatataaatatatgtgtagtttaatttattttcgatgtttatttatattttaacatatattttatattggtggttgactttggtggctgattttgttGTACATATAgcattattctatatatatatatatatatatatatatatatatatatatatatatatataacagaaaGAATAATGCTATACATCTAAATCATTTTATGAACCAAGTctaatcaaaattttattatttaactgatttttattatgttaaactaacttagttaaatttagttaacaaaaaatttggatgtgtagtattattctaaaaaaaatattaataaagaaaattagaagAAGATGCCAAATCACCATAGAAGAAGAGACTTGACTATATATGCTTGATTATTTTGAAAGCAAACCCTAAGGTATTGCTGTAAAGGCTCTTTAACTTTGGCATAATAAATTAAGGTTTATGATTAGAGATAagcttaattatatattaaaatcatcACTGCTATGGAGAGTCCTTAGTTATGgacccaaaaataaataaataaataaataaataaaatgtcctTGATTGGAGAAAAGAATGTTTGACATGAAACACTATAATAAGAGTACACATATCCTTCAGAAAAGTAGAAACCCACCACCATAtgagatagatatatatatatatatatatatatatatatatatatatatatatatatatatatatatatatatatatatatatatatatatatatatattcttgggTTAGAAATTAGGGTATCTGCCATCAACAATGAAAAGTAGTACCTTTATTATTGgaataagtataaaaaattaacttttaattaattaatattaatttagttttttattctaaaattattttttaatttttattttttgatttagagttagaatttaaaataaaaaataattttaaaaaattagttgatatTATCTAAACAAATTAACTCcttaattaaactcaaaattCTAACAGCATAAAATATAGAACGAAATGAGTTACATTCATCGCTCTTCTATATGCTCAACATCTATATATATTTCAAAAGAAAATGGGGGACatcaattaaatatttttaagagaaTTAGTATTTGATGCATGTTGTGATAGTTATTATTATTGTGGTTATTGGCTATACAATTAAagtactttttaatttaaaaaataaaaataaaaataaaaatataaaaaaatataaaaaaaatgtgtccttaaatataaaaacaacttttcATATTTATATTTGAATGGTATCGATCTGATTAAACAAGCAAATATAATTAGATGGAAATAAATCTAAAAGATAAAATGTTATGCAGCCAAATAATCAAAATTGTACTCATTTACAAATACATCTAGTCTAAATTAAACCACGCTACATAAAAATATcgatcattttaaaaaaattgaatacaaAAATAAGTTCATGAAATATTGGAAATGATTTACTACTTAAGTTTTTATCACATATGTACAGCTTACAGCACAAGTTTACTTTCATATGTTTACAAAGATgatttaattagtatttattaatatttttcaagagataaatttttttcaaattttttttaattttacaaactccaattcaaaatatcaaatcatctaaaataaaaaatatataaattcttttttttttaagtagaaAAAGAAGCATATGATATATGACATATAGACGGTGTTTGTTTACAAATACGAGAGATTGAGATAAGAATACAAAGacacaaaattatatttgataaataatatataaatagagATATTATATTCAAAGATACTAAATTAGTGTCTTTTGTGTCCTTTCTAATAAAAAAGACATAGACGAgacactaacaaaaaaaataatttattcttatctatttttatcaaatttttataattatatttttttatcattatattttttaaaaaaaaattttgttaaaaaataagagcaaattaaatttttataatttattttaatttattaataaataaaatataaaaataataatttttatatttttattaatatattttattttcaacctaCTTTATTAACCataatgattaaaaataaattaaagtgagTGATAAAGGGGGCAAAAGCATGATGAATGAAGGTAGCTACTAGCTAGTACGGTCAAAAGAGACACTTCTTCAttctctctttttaattttctctccTTCAATTTGCTTTGCATCATTCAATTCATAAAGTAAGCCAACACATAAAGCCACCCCACAAACCAACTAAAACATTCTTTCTTTGCACTTTAATTTGGAGAGCATTTCCAGACAAACAAAGGTGTGTATGTGatcaattttctttctttctctctctctctctctctcttctctcacaTAGTCTCTCAACTCAATTTgcttttcctctatctttttactttgaatttcttGGCTACTTCTGTGGCCAAACTTGGCTATATGGATTTTTCTcaagtttttttttccttttcatgcatatatataattctaattattAAAGCTATATATTatgagtttttagggttttgcttTAAAGCTTGAGAGAAATATCAACTTCCACCACCAGATTAAgagtgttttcttcttcttcttttttttcttcttcttcttcttattaattattattattattattattcatttttgtAGCTATACCATGTTCATCATGCTCTTATATGTATGGTACTAGCTACtataatattacttatatattgacctcaagttttttttttttttttaatctcaagGGAAAGTTCTTGATCTCTGATCTTAACCTTTTTTAATTACTAATGTgatgattttcaaaagaacatATAAATGAtagttaaaaagaaatttttatttgttattatatatAGATTCTTCTCAAGTTTCAAGTTAAACcttctgattttattttttatcctgtTGCTATAGATTCCTCTCAATTTTAATTTCTCAAGTTCTTATCCTTTTGATGAAgatatttcttctcaattcaaatCCATGTCATAATATTAGAAGCCTTATTAATCATCTTGAAAATCCTCATCCCCAATTATTATTCTTGAAATTACAATTTGTTGATGTCtcatatacaaataatatatatggattattattataatttcttAGGGTTATGGAAGGGATAGGTCCCAACAACAATTCATGCACAACAAGGCCTCATAATGAAGGTGGTGGtggaaataacaacaacaatttaGAGAAGAAAGCAAGACCACAAGAGCAATTGAATTGTCCAAGGTGCAATTCAACAAACACAAAGTTTTGCTACTACAACAACTATAGCCTCACACAACCAAGGTATTTTTGCAAGACTTGTAGAAGGTATTGGACTGAAGGTGGGTCCCTCAGGAATGTTCCTGTTGGTGGAGGTTCAAGGAAGAACAAGATCAAGATCAATACCAATAACAACTCTTCGTCATCGTCGTCAACAACATCAACaccttcatcaaattcaaaggttCTTGTTCATCAAGACCTACTAAACCCTAATAATAATAGGGTTATTCAAGGACAAGATCTTAATCTTGCTTTCCCATCTATGGATCATCACAACAATTATCATCATGGTTTGTTACCATTTATTGATatggctaataataataataataataataataataatagtaatggtGATGCACCAAGTTCTCTTTCAGCTTTGGAGCTTTTAAGGTCAAGCATGGCTTCTAGGGGTTTGAGTAATCCATATTATGCTTCTTCTAATTCTTCATTGGTACCATCAAATTCATCAAGTGTAATTTACCCTACTTCTGGATTAGGGTTTCCAACCATGCAAGAAGTAGTTAATAATAATAAGCAAAATAGTGGTAACCTTGgattttcatcttcttcatcaattATGGATCATCAACATCATGAAGAGAATATTGTTAATAATAGTGATGGTGGAGGAAGAGTTCTTTTCCCTTTTGGAGAGGTGATGAAGAGTGCTgaagaaaacaacaacaaagaaCAAGGGAATAATTCATCAAGCACTGCCAATGGTGGATATTGGAATGGAATGATGGGTCAAGGGTCATGGTGAAGGGACAACAAGGAAACTAAGAACATGCATTATTAATTActattatttgagaaattcttagATGTTTTTAGGGTATAAGAAAAAGTTTATTTTGTACCATTCATCATTTATATGCAAAAAAACTAATTATCAAATGATAAATAATGgtgcaaaatatattttttttcttattttaagagTATCTAAAAATTTctcttaattaatatttttctttaatttcagttcatatttttctttttctttttttccatgttttcttaTTATGATATTTGTTTGATGAAGTTATGTTATAGAGCTAACAATAGGGTACACatggttattacttattagttattactttgtTTTTTTGTACACAATGCCTATATATAACTTTCTGTTTTATCAATGTGTGCATATTATAGAGCtcatccgagttttttttttcatatatataaatagatTGAAAATAGAGTTGAATATTTATGTCTAAGGTATATAAATGTAAGAAGTAAATTACCATGATTTATATGGGGTTTTTTCAAATATTATGAATGATAGatgtttgatattttttatagaaaacttTAATAATACTTTGGagaaataaaatctaaaaaaatgaattaacaaTTTTCTTTTATCAAACTATAATTTAAAATGTTACTTTACATAAGAAAAAtactatgatttaaaattttaatggaaATTGAACATGTTATTAATTAGATGTTGAGATTATTTATAAGGGTTTGTATAGACATACATACACATTATTATTACTAGTTTGGTTGCTTTTGTGCTCTTTCCagctactctcttctttctatctttgtctTAAAAATAATTAGTGGGTTGTGTCAGCTTTGTTGTCTAATTTATTATCACATCTGAGATTCTTCCAACTATGAAAGCacttattattggaattattctttggaataatatgaaaaagaaaattcaaaattaatggAAGGACAAGAGAGAAGTGTTCTATGTGATCTTAGTGTTTTAGCTGAATTAGGGAATGTCACACCCTACTTTCAATGCATAATAATAAACCTGAAATCTTAGTCCATGTATTTgttgaattaataattaataaaatataaccaaTATGGACCggtttatttaatataataatcaatttattaatctgtttaattaaacaaatattagaaatttaaattttatcttatgtATATAACATCTTATTTATTagcaataaatttttaataaattttttattcataataaattaatcattagcctatcaaattaaaaaatatcgtaaacaaaaaaaataattaataaaatgtactaccataaataataaatataacatcaAAGATCGTATAACTTAACAGAATAGAACAAATCTTGAAAAATTGGATTACCTGCCCCCACCTAAAACACTAacctaaatatatataataataaatttttttttggttagatatataataataaattaacttGATGTATGTGTTAATTGAAAGTCCAAGTGTGTCACATTCATGTTCATGTCATTCATCCACCTGCTTTTATAATAATAGTATGCGTGGAAGGACATAGGAAAATTCTCAAGTTGCCTACCTTAATTTTCTTGGTATTTTTTTAGTGGGGCCCCCAAACATTCTCCTATGAGGGCAAGTGGGGAAGAGCATATTATGTATTACTATTTCAAAAGTTTGTCTAACCATAACATCTCAAGAGATGactgaaaagataaaaatattaataagttttgaatatataaaatatattaaaagattatatatttttttaattacttacTTTGTTTCTTtgattagaaaatattttatcaattattcttTACATACGAGTCATTTTTCCATACAAATCTATACaaattattttatcttaatttaccTCACGCATCTCTTAATCTAACTAATTTTTCAATCAACAcgtaaatatataattatctttTTCGAAAGGATTTTATTTccattttcaaattttctcaaCGTTTTCGGTCTACGTTTTCTTTCATCTCTGCATTCTCTGCGTTTTTCTTCGTTCGTTCTCTACGTTTTTGAAATCAAGTTCTAAAATCAGTTTTGAACAGTTATTTTGTTGTTGAAGATagtgaataattcaagttcagattgtcatTTGAACTAGAACGaagttgattattgttttgaatccaatcaagtggctgagatgtggttcgattctagttaatatttttgttagtagtttataATTCTGCAGGCGaataatgttgtttttgtttgtgaaaattgtgttgttcatcgttgatggtttgaattgaatgtaatgtaaaagttatgcattaaagaaaatatttttctgtatttacagtaaattttgatgtaacacgaaaatatttgagtatattattatttaagaattttttgtgtatgtgtgctaataagttctacataattcaaaactcttcttctccttcctcctcatcttctgctgcttcttcttcttctttttcatcatcatcttcttttttttcttattcatctttttttatcttcttaagtttcttcttgttttactctcttaataagaataaaaaacaaaaaaaattaaacaaagaagaagaaaatatacataatggtacaaaattacttagaagataatgatgaacttacattcattcaactaaaagaaagaaagaaataaggaaaagaagaagaagaaaaaaaatgcagcattaagggaaatatttttctgtatttgtagcaaatttgggtgtaacacgaatatATTTGGAtgtaacacgaaaatatttgagtgtattatttaagaattttcggtgtatgtgtgctgataagttctatataattcaaaactgttcctcttcctcctcctcatcttctgatgcttcttcttcttcatcttcttatttcaaatTTAGCTTCGCAACTTCCTTCACTTTTCGCGacgatttttagaaatttttgagagattttgatcCTTATTTGAATTTTTGAGCATTGCAGTTTTGATTGTGAAAAAAGAACCGTTTGAGTTATTCAAGAGTTAGAGTTAGGGAAGCGCATGTTTACACGCAATCTAAACTGAaggttatttttattgagtttggacCAACTTATATGAACTTATATACCAAAAAGACCATGTGTAACAGATCTCATATCTTATATAACCTCTTAAAATTCTCCAAAACATCATTTAAAAGtagatgcaatttttttttttgtgacttgatGCAATTAATTAATGAAGTCTTTAACTTTTtctaaaaagagaaatattttatgttcaacaAATCCTCttacatattattttttaatatttgttaataatatttgaatcttattattaataattaagaatttgAATGAGCTAATTTTGTAGCGGCAAAATTATGGAGCTAATTCTATAAACATCAAGGAATAATGTATTAATTCTCCCcaaatggattttttttttccatcCCCATAACTCCAAATGAAGTTGCAAAAAAGAATAACTAGTTTATCACTCAAATTAAACAAAATCTTGGTAGAAAACAAAATCCTtctaattaattactaaataaaaaattgattaattttCAGATTTCAAGCCATTAtatattaatgtatttttttcGTTTGCTTTATTACATATGTAAGAGGATTGTATACTATATTACTCTTTCTAGAAGTAGTCAATTCTATTATTCTATTACATAATAATAAGAAGGATATTTAAGAAAATCTGTTTTAAAGAGATAAATTATTTACCTTTTTAGTAAACTACACTAATTTTTTTCAGGTTATCAAAGCCTGCCTGAAAGGCTGAAATTTTCCTAATATCGCAAGTAGCTAAATAAtccttatatattttataaaatatgcaaGGTTTTGAAAACCGAACGGTGATCGAACTAATAGAaactaaaagtttaaaaatttaaaaatttaattaaaatcaaattagatttaaaatatatcattttaaaaatattattttttattttattttataaaccgattaattattgaaaactcaGATTAATTGACTaacttttctaatttttttaatcgaTTTATTGCTAATCAATTTTTATCCTAAATCGAACTGATTTAGAGACCAATTTTCAGTTAACCAAATTAGTCCTAATTGGATCCTCAGAATGAAAATAtgatgttatttttttagtttgtatCAGAATATCTATTAGACTGAAAGCCTAATGACTAATTATACTAATTAACTATTCTTACAAAAAGATAGATCATTgtaaaaatgagaaattaaaggaTATTATGCAAGGATTAgtatgagcaatgctagggggccagcaatttttgtgattgttagccatcaactagccatcaatgatgatttgatggtgtgagattggtatgagatttcatccaatggctcaccttctcctgctggttacatgctggccaaaattcaataaaactgctggtcCCCTAAACTTTTCcgattagtatttattttagtttctatTTGTTGCTtctttatgttattattatttttccatcTCTCCTAATAATAAGTCTTTTaacattttctttatttgttgttCACTACCATATTTTTTGTGGTTTAGCCACTAAATTTTAACTACGAATATTAAATCGTGATAAACATCGTCACAGCggctaaaatttaattttttgccacaaataatattttttgtaactATACTTCCTGCTTACATCAACGTGTCATGGCTATTCTGTcttaaataaattagtttttaaataaatttattaatatatagtatcattttttaaatattttgacatTAACacatatttatgaaattaaatctaaaaatataaaaaaataaatttagataaaataaaaaattataaaaataaagataatattctaatatttaagttaattataaagataaaatttatttagccaaaataatataatttgaatagataataaaaagttcaataatttttaagtataaaaaaaatttcagtttttattaaaaataaactattttattatttttaaatttaaaaaaatgaggataagttaaacaaaatttagtctttattTACATGGTTTAGTATTTACTGTATATTTTTGTGAGTATTATATTCTTACTATATgcataattatctttttaaaaattattttgtgaaattatgaattaaattttttatttatactattatttaattggtatattccattaattaattattttttagttataaaaaaaagtaatactaattaatttatgaGTCACTTATATAAAAATTTGCAATTTTATTAAGTAACAACAAAAttgatttgtaaaattttttataacaattttatgtgataattaatttgtctaatgtaataaaattttagtaactaatttagtaattaaagtttattaaacattaaatttttcaggtaaaaatatttacaaaacttACTTAATGTATAACTCTTATTATATTATTTCGTGTATAAATCGTTAACTATCAACTGCATGAAATGAGAGATGGTGAGGGTCATATatttattaaagtatttttttgttatttattattattataataaaaattaaagataaaaatatcacaaactcaaaatttaaatttaaatttaaatttaaattttaatcatatttgaccattaaaaataaataaataactattgtattaaaaataaaataatttaaagtatATTTAGTAGATAATAAACAGTAGAATAGAAAGAAATATTCTTaagattaaagaaaattaaaagacgaTCTAAACAACAATGACCAAGCTTAGTGAAGCAAAATCGTAATAATTGCTCTCTTAGCAGAACTACGATAATCAAAGAATatcaacaacaataaagaatTTGCAGAAAGTTTGGACGAAATAAGTCTCAACCAACTGTACCTACCAGAAAAGATTACAATGACCCTTTAGTTATGAATGTCAAAGCTAtatgaaatttcaatttttttacgtGATTTTTTGAGTTCTAAtatttagtttatttcttttattcaattttgtaTTCAGTTGTAGACGGGAGAAATCACAACTAGCAAAAGATGACAATTTAAGTTTGGCAtttgaaaaatgatgaaaaagACATTATGAAACTTGATGGGCATGGCAAAATAATGACATAAATTTATTGGTACGGTTTTTGGGTGTAATGGCCAGTAGAGCAACGCTGTAAATTGGAAAGGTCTTTGATTCTGAAAATGTAAGAAGTGTGATAAATTTAGAGAAGTTGGTTGAAACTTCAGAGAAAAAACTATGGACATGGAGAAATCAAAATTCAGTTGGTAGCTTTGTACAAATTTTTGTTATCAAAATACAGTGATAAAGTGTCTAGTTTATTCAGTGATATGCCAGACATTTAATTGGTGTATTTAATAAGtaatagttaaaattttaaatat
This region of Arachis hypogaea cultivar Tifrunner chromosome 8, arahy.Tifrunner.gnm2.J5K5, whole genome shotgun sequence genomic DNA includes:
- the LOC112708080 gene encoding dof zinc finger protein DOF2.5 isoform X1, which produces MEGIGPNNNSCTTRPHNEGGGGNNNNNLEKKARPQEQLNCPRCNSTNTKFCYYNNYSLTQPRYFCKTCRRYWTEGGSLRNVPVGGGSRKNKIKINTNNNSSSSSSTTSTPSSNSKVLVHQDLLNPNNNRVIQGQDLNLAFPSMDHHNNYHHGLLPFIDMANNNNNNNNNNSNGDAPSSLSALELLRSSMASRGLSNPYYASSNSSLVPSNSSSVIYPTSGLGFPTMQEVVNNNKQNSGNLGFSSSSSIMDHQHHEENIVNNSDGGGRVLFPFGEVMKSAEENNNKEQGNNSSSTANGGYWNGMMGQGSW
- the LOC112708080 gene encoding dof zinc finger protein DOF3.7 isoform X2 yields the protein MEGIGPNNNSCTTRPHNEGGGGNNNNNLEKKARPQEQLNCPRCNSTNTKFCYYNNYSLTQPRYFCKTCRRYWTEGGSLRNVPVGGGSRKNKIKINTNNNSSSSSSTTSTPSSNSKVLVHQDLLNPNNNRVIQGQDLNLAFPSMDHHNNYHHALELLRSSMASRGLSNPYYASSNSSLVPSNSSSVIYPTSGLGFPTMQEVVNNNKQNSGNLGFSSSSSIMDHQHHEENIVNNSDGGGRVLFPFGEVMKSAEENNNKEQGNNSSSTANGGYWNGMMGQGSW